In one window of Gossypium arboreum isolate Shixiya-1 chromosome 4, ASM2569848v2, whole genome shotgun sequence DNA:
- the LOC108487535 gene encoding DNA polymerase delta small subunit, whose translation MEVDSQEQLQRKQSTYLSLDENFEIQKEVYRGQQYSQIYFARLHMMRTLLYSLVPNWKSHLPVCTVLELEEGKECIIVGTLYKHMKLKPCILDEYSKERSVAPLIKPHNFMHQDDYLVLEDESGRVKLGGTKLSPSVYVTGVVVALHGKETSAGAFFVEDVLEAGLPPQIERPLKSREDKYVVFVSGLSIGSSSSNPLQFQLLVDHITGHLGDEEEQGLAAEIVHLVIVGNSVEISHGLLNGQNLASKDQSRLSEPFKELDILLTQIAASLPLDIMPGSSDPANFALPQQPLNRCLFPGSATYNTFRSCTNPHCFELDSIRFLGTSGQNIDDLTKYSEAKDKLDFLERTLRWRHLAPTAPNTLGCYPFTDRDPFLIDSCPDVYFVGNQEKYETRLLKGLEGQLVRLICIPRFCETGVAVVLNMRNLECHALTFGTQISS comes from the exons ATGGAAGTCGACTCGCAAGAACAACTGCAGAGAAAACAATCCACTTACCTCTCTTTA GATGAGAATTTCGAGATTCAGAAGGAAGTTTACAGAGGCCAGCAGTACAGTCAAATTTACTTTGCTCGTCTTCACATGATGAGAACTTTGCTTTACTCCCTTGTGCCCAACTGGAAATCCCATCTCCCCG TTTGTACAGTTTTAGAGCTCGAAGAAGGCAAAGAATGCATCATTGTTGGTACTCTTTATAAGCATATGAAACTCAAACCTTGCATTCTTGATGAATACTCTAAGGAG AGATCTGTTGCCCCTCTTATAAAACCTCATAATTTTATGCATCAAGATGACTACTTGGTTTTGGAAGATGAAAGCGGACGAGTGAAGCTTGGCGGTACTAAGCTTTCACCCTCAGTTTATGTAACAG GTGTTGTTGTTGCATTGCATGGAAAGGAAACCAGTGCAGGAGCCTTCTTTGTTGAAGATGTTCTCGAAGCTGGCTTACCACCTCAGATTGAACGACCGCTAAAATCAA GAGAAGACAAGTATGTTGTTTTTGTCTCTGGGCTTAGCATCGGGAGCAGCTCCTCTAATCCCCTTCAGTTTCAGCTTCTTGTTGATCACATAACAGGGCATCTAGGAGATGAGGAG GAGCAAGGACTTGCTGCAGAGATAGTTCATCTTGTGATTGTTGGAAACTCTGTTGAAATTTCTCATGGACTTCTTAATGGACAG AATTTAGCTTCAAAGGATCAGTCAAGGTTGTCTGAGCCATTTAAAGAGCTGGATATTCTGTTAACTCAG ATTGCTGCAAGTTTGCCATTGGATATCATGCCTGGATCTAGTGACCCTGCAAATTTTGCCTTACCTCAGCAG CCTTTGAACAGGTGCCTTTTCCCAGGGTCAGCAACTTATAACACTTTTAGGTCCTGCACTAATCCTCATTGTTTTGAGCTTGATAGCATCAG ATTTCTTGGAACATCAGGTCAGAACATAGACGATCTCACTAAGTACTCGGAGGCGAAGGATAAACTTGACTTCTTGGAAAGGACTTTAAGATGGAGGCATCTGGCACCAACCGCACCGAATACTCTTG GTTGTTATCCTTTCACTGATCGGGATCCCTTCCTAATTGATAGCTGTCCTGATGTTTACTTTGTTGGTAATCAGGAAAAATATGAAACTCGCTTGTTAAAAG GGTTGGAAGGGCAATTGGTAAGACTTATTTGCATTCCTAGATTCTGTGAAACTGGAGTTGCTGTTGTG CTCAACATGAGAAATCTAGAATGCCATGCACTAACTTTTGGGACACAAATCAGCTCATAA